One genomic window of Polyangium aurulentum includes the following:
- a CDS encoding HTTM domain-containing protein — MKARTTSGARGAVLRFFFAPAEATPLAALRIGVAAVLLGQAALVAPAFFALYDRAGFLQGPLQDEFAKPGLPHLGWLVALLGREGAPDAPILAGIAALYVLSLVALLVGLRARFAAAVAWLLHTILMMTGSATNYGADVFANIFLFYLMWMPSGDALSIDRRISRRPRGPTWSARFGLRVVQIHLCIVYLTSGIAKASGRGWWNGAAMWEALTMPDFRVFDFSWLARHAWIAVLAGWTVLLWELGYAAFVWPRRTRRLWVLMTAAMHLGILIFMGLYVFGAIMIVLTTSAFAVRAEPVRMAEGGDRPQAAVR, encoded by the coding sequence ATGAAGGCCCGCACGACCTCCGGCGCCCGGGGCGCGGTGCTCCGCTTCTTTTTCGCTCCCGCAGAGGCGACGCCGCTCGCCGCGCTCCGGATCGGGGTCGCGGCCGTGCTCCTCGGCCAGGCGGCGCTCGTCGCGCCCGCCTTCTTCGCGCTCTACGATCGCGCAGGCTTCCTGCAAGGTCCGCTGCAGGACGAGTTCGCCAAGCCGGGGCTGCCCCACCTGGGATGGCTGGTCGCTCTGCTCGGCCGCGAAGGAGCGCCGGATGCGCCCATCCTCGCCGGCATTGCCGCCCTCTACGTGCTCTCGCTGGTGGCGCTGCTCGTCGGCCTCCGCGCGCGATTCGCTGCGGCTGTCGCGTGGCTCCTCCACACGATCCTGATGATGACGGGGAGCGCCACCAACTATGGCGCCGACGTCTTCGCGAACATCTTCCTCTTCTATCTCATGTGGATGCCCTCGGGCGACGCGCTCTCGATCGACCGCCGGATCTCGCGCCGGCCTCGCGGACCCACGTGGAGCGCGAGGTTCGGGCTCCGCGTCGTACAGATTCACCTCTGCATCGTGTACCTCACGAGCGGCATCGCCAAAGCCTCGGGCCGAGGGTGGTGGAACGGCGCCGCGATGTGGGAGGCGCTCACGATGCCGGATTTTCGCGTATTCGACTTCTCGTGGCTCGCGCGCCACGCGTGGATCGCCGTGCTCGCAGGCTGGACCGTGCTCCTCTGGGAGCTGGGCTATGCGGCGTTCGTCTGGCCTCGCCGCACGCGCCGGCTCTGGGTGCTCATGACCGCAGCGATGCACCTCGGGATCCTGATCTTCATGGGACTCTACGTCTTCGGGGCCATCATGATCGTGCTCACGACTTCCGCGTTCGCGGTACGCGCGGAGCCCGTCCGCATGGCGGAGGGCGGCGACCGCCCACAGGCAGCGGTACGATAG